Proteins encoded together in one Ciona intestinalis chromosome 1, KH, whole genome shotgun sequence window:
- the LOC100187349 gene encoding serine/threonine-protein phosphatase 2A 65 kDa regulatory subunit A alpha isoform, with protein MAEEAGDDSLYPIAVLIDELRNEDVQLQLNSMRKLSTIALALGVERTRSELIPFLTDSMCDEDEVLLALAEQLGSFTPLVGGNSFAHCLLPPLESLSTVEETVVRDKAVDSLRSVANDHSANDLEAYMIPLIKRLATGDWFTSRTSACGLFSVVYPRVSSALKQELRTMFRNLCGDDTPMVRRAAASKLGEFAKVVEREQVTSDLIPLLHNLASDEQDSVRLLSVDGCVTMADLLNESECEQYLLGTIREAAADKSWRVRYMLADKFTLLQKAVGPQLTHQHLVPAFQALLKDCEAEVRAAVAYKVKSFCENLQVDKREQVIMNSILPHVKELVTDANQHVKSALASVIMGLSPVLGKDNTIEHLLPLFLTQLKDECPDVRLNIISNIDCVNEVIGIDQLSQSLLPAIVELAEDGKWRVRLAIIEHMPLLAAQLGQQFFDDKLNELCMQWLVDHVFAIREAATTNLRKLVEAFGVNWAKDTVVPKILNLAQDQNYLRRMTTIFCVNELATALSGELLTKLILPTIIRLSTDNVANVRFNVCKCMERVGLQLDGTSLSTEVKPMLQRLTHDKDVDVQFFAQRALQTLA; from the coding sequence ATGGCCGAAGAAGCTGGAGATGACTCTCTGTACCCGATTGCGGTCCTAATTGACGAATTACGTAATGAAGACGTCCAACTACAATTAAATAGTATGCGGAAGCTATCTACAATAGCACTGGCACTTGGAGTTGAAAGAACAAGATCGGAGCTCATCCCATTCCTTACAGACTCCATGTGCGACGAAGATGAAGTGTTGCTTGCTCTGGCCGAACAACTCGGTTCATTCACACCGCTTGTTGGCGGTAACAGCTTCGCCCATTGCTTACTCCCACCACTAGAGAGTCTTTCTACAGTTGAAGAAACCGTAGTAAGAGATAAAGCTGTTGATTCTCTCCGTTCTGTTGCTAATGATCATAGTGCAAATGATTTGGAAGCTTACATGATCCCATTAATAAAGCGTTTAGCAACTGGTGATTGGTTTACATCTCGTACCTCTGCGTGTGGGCTGTTTAGCGTCGTCTACCCTCGTGTGTCTAGCGCCCTCAAGCAAGAGTTACGCACCATGTTCCGGAATCTTTGCGGCGACGACACTCCAATGGTCCGACGGGCAGCTGCTTCAAAACTTGGAGAGTTCGCCAAAGTTGTTGAGCGTGAACAAGTCACTTCAGATTTAATTCCACTCCTGCATAACTTGGCAAGCGATGAACAAGACTCAGTGAGGTTGCTTTCTGTGGATGGGTGTGTTACAATGGCTGACTTGCTCAACGAAAGTGAATGTGAGCAGTATCTTCTTGGTACAATCCGTGAAGCAGCAGCAGACAAGTCCTGGCGAGTGAGATATATGCTGGCTGATAAATTCACCTTGTTACAAAAAGCAGTTGGTCCTCAACTGACACACCAACATTTGGTCCCAGCTTTCCAGGCTTTACTCAAAGATTGTGAGGCTGAAGTGCGTGCTGCTGTCGCTTACAAAGTGAAATCTTTCTGTGAGAACCTTCAAGTTGATAAGAGAGAACAGGTGATCATGAACAGCATACTTCCTCATGTAAAGGAGCTTGTCACTGATGCAAATCAGCACGTGAAGTCTGCTCTTGCTTCAGTCATCATGGGCCTGTCTCCAGTGCTTGGTAAAGACAACACGATTGAGCATCTTCTTCCACTCTTCCTCACTCAATTGAAGGATGAATGTCCAGATGTTCGTCTGAACATCATTTCCAACATCGACTGCGTGAACGAGGTCATCGGAATCGACCAGTTATCTCAATCCCTGCTTCCAGCTATCGTGGAACTTGCAGAGGATGGAAAATGGAGAGTTCGCCTCGCGATTATCGAGCACATGCCTCTTCTTGCAGCACAATTGGGCCAGCAGTTCTTTGACGACAAATTGAATGAGCTTTGCATGCAGTGGTTGGTTGATCATGTGTTTGCAATCCGAGAAGCCGCGACCACGAACCTGAGAAAACTTGTTGAAGCTTTTGGAGTGAATTGGGCTAAAGACACAGTTGTGCCGAAAATCCTCAACTTGGCTCAAGATCAAAACTATCTTCGAAGAATGACAACAATCTTCTGTGTGAACGAATTGGCAACTGCTCTTTCAGGGGAACTGTTGACGAAACTAATTCTCCCAACCATTATCCGGCTCTCCACCGATAACGTCGCTAATGTCCGTTTCAATGTTTGCAAATGCATGGAGAGAGTTGGCTTACAATTAGATGGTACAAGTCTCAGTACTGAAGTGAAACCAATGCTACAACGCCTCACCCATGACAAGGATGTTGACGTCCAGTTCTTTGCACAGCGAGCCCTACAGACATTGGCTTGA
- the LOC100184913 gene encoding disrupted in renal carcinoma protein 2-like: MTIENENEPLISDSKSYGSTSQESLTDHDLLNENKPINYKEDVKTEEFTVYWYRWYICLIFAVQGLLQGAVWNTWSPIDDSAEAAIGFTKSDTELLTNWGPISFIITMPFYMWLLQIKGLRLTVVSGAFLVAIATGLRCLPLPNHILQYVIHVAQFLNGIAGCPVMAVPPMLSNVWFPPAERITATGITTLFNYFGTGAAYIIGPLFVSEPPNSTLNISCFNVSKHSLPVNSSCFEIFKIRHEIQAVMYLEFGLAAANFIAMMIFFPKKPPTPPSVSASKARMSLMSGILSLRHHRQYLVVAFVTSIIFGTWGGWTGVMAIILKPLKVKQNESDFIGFMMTLIGCASGMFVGWFTDRLKGRMKTMLSILFIVSFLAFLYFVLLCLPSVNVDPFKPGKVEIWTTMIILGSQSMLLYHLVWS; the protein is encoded by the exons ATGACCAtcgaaaatgaaaatgaaccTCTTATATCTGACAGTAAATCTTATGGATCTACATCTCAAGAGAGCTTAAcg GACCATGATCTCCTCAATGAAAACAAgccaataaattataaagaaGATGTTAAAACTGAAGAATTTACTGTGTACTGGTACAGATGGTATATATGTCTTATATTTGCTGTACAAGGCCTGTTGCAAGGAGCTGTATGGAACACATGGAGTCCGATTGATGATTCGGCTGAAGCAGCAATTGGTTTTACAAAAA GCGATACAGAACTTCTCACCAACTGGGGTCCCATATCTTTCATAATCACAATGCCATTCTACATGTGGCTGCTACAAATTAAAGGTCTTAGGTTAACTGTTGTGTCCGGTGCCTTCCTTGTCGCTATAGCAACAGGACTACGATGTTTACCCTTGCCCAACCATATACTTCAATA CGTAATTCATGTGGCTCAGTTTTTAAATGGAATTGCTGGTTGTCCGGTAATGGCTGTTCCACCAATGTTATCTAATGTATGGTTCCCGCCAGCAGAGCGTATCACGGCAACAGGAATTACAACtttatttaactattttg GCACTGGAGCTGCTTATATTATCGGCCCTTTATTTGTGAGTGAGCCTCCCAACTCAACGCTTaacatttcttgttttaatgtttctaAACATTCGTTGCCAGTCAACAGTTCATGTTTtgagatatttaaaataag aCATGAAATACAGGCTGTCATGTATCTAGAGTTTGGTCTTGCTGCGGCAAATTTCATCGCTATGATGATTTTCTTTCCGAAGAAACCACCAACCCCCCCTAGTGTCTCGGCATCCAAAGCTAGAATGAGTTTAAtg AGTGGGATTCTGTCACTCAGACACCATAGGCAGTATTTGGTTGTTGCTTTCGTTACTTCAATAATATTTGGTACGTGGGGTGGCTGGACGGGGGTGATGGCAATTATTCTTAAACCTTTGAAAGTTAAACAG AATGAATCGGATTTTATCGGTTTCATGATGACGTTGATTGGTTGTGCTTCTGGGATGTTTGTTGGctg GTTTACTGATCGATTGAAAGGAAGAATGAAAACAATGTTGTCGATCTTATTTATCGTCAGTTTTCTTGCGTTTCTATATTTCGTTCTTCTCTGCCTACCATCAGTTAATGTGGATCCATTCAAGCCAGGAAAAG tGGAAATATGGACGACTATGATAATCCTTGGATCGCAATCAATGCTGCTGTACCACTTGGTATGGAGTTAG
- the LOC100184963 gene encoding sideroflexin-2-like isoform X2, giving the protein MADNIEETPPCKSCKLSVDLEKPRWDQSTFGGRLKHFYAITDMRKLFVPDSQLDHAKNLVLAYRAGKCIGDTTEEQLWNAKHLYDSAFHPDSGEKMNLFGRMTFQVPGGMAITGLLLQFYKTPAQVALMQWFNQSFNAVVNYTNRNAASETSTKQMMFAYATATTTALGVALGLNIYSRKAPPVVARWVPFVAVASANAVNIPLSRQTELLNGVTITDAEGNVMGKSKKCAQKGISQVVFSRILMAAPGMVCLPIMMESLIKRKWFRSRTWLHLPFQVTGLGVFLIFMVPAACAVFPQQASMKVGDLELDVRKSIEEKHGNLINTVYFNKGL; this is encoded by the exons ATGGCCGACAACATTGAAGAAACCCCACCATGCAAATCCTGCAAACTTAGTGTAGATTTAGAAAAACCAAGATGGGATCAATCAACATTCGGTGGGAgactaaaacatttttatgcaATAACCGACATGCGGAAGTTGTTTGTGCCAGATTCTCAACTGGATCATGCAAAAAATCTTGTCCTGGCTTACAG AGCTGGAAAATGTATCGGTGACACAACAGAAGAACAATTATGGAACGCTAAGCATCTTTATGACTCAGCATTTCACCCGGACAGTGGAGagaaaatgaatttatttggGCGAATGACTTTCCAAGTGCCAGGAGGAATGGCAATTACTGGCCTTTTATTGCAATTTTATAA AACACCTGCGCAAGTTGCATTAATGCAATGGTTTAACCAGTCATTTAATGCTGTAGTCAACTACACAAACCGCAATGCTGCTTCAGAAACATCAACGAAACAAATGATGTTTGCATATGCTACTGCTACAACTACGGCATTAG GTGTTGCCCTTGGATTGAACATTTACTCAAGGAAGGCACCGCCTGTTGTTGCACGCTGGGTCCCATTTGTTGCTGTAGCTTCAGCTAATGCTGTGAATATTCCTTTATCAAGACAAAc GGAATTGTTAAATGGAGTTACAATCACAGATGCCGAGGGCAATGTGATGGGAAAATCAAag AAATGTGCTCAGAAAGGAATAAGTCAAGTTGTTTTCTCCCGAATTTTAATGGCTGCACCAGGAATGG TTTGCCTCCCCATTATGATGGAGAGTTTGATCAAGCGGAAATGGTTTAGATCACGAACATGGCTACACCTTCCTTTTCAAGTAACTGGCCTTGGAGTATT TTTAATATTCATGGTTCCAGCAGCTTGTGCAGTCTTCCCACAGCAAGC ATCAATGAAAGTTGGAGATTTGGAGTTAGATGTTCGTAAATCAATTGAGGAAAAACACGGCAATCTTATCAATACTGTGTACTTTAATAAGGGTTTATAA
- the LOC100184963 gene encoding sideroflexin-2-like isoform X1, which produces MFLTVQMADNIEETPPCKSCKLSVDLEKPRWDQSTFGGRLKHFYAITDMRKLFVPDSQLDHAKNLVLAYRAGKCIGDTTEEQLWNAKHLYDSAFHPDSGEKMNLFGRMTFQVPGGMAITGLLLQFYKTPAQVALMQWFNQSFNAVVNYTNRNAASETSTKQMMFAYATATTTALGVALGLNIYSRKAPPVVARWVPFVAVASANAVNIPLSRQTELLNGVTITDAEGNVMGKSKKCAQKGISQVVFSRILMAAPGMVCLPIMMESLIKRKWFRSRTWLHLPFQVTGLGVFLIFMVPAACAVFPQQASMKVGDLELDVRKSIEEKHGNLINTVYFNKGL; this is translated from the exons AT GTTCTTGACTGTCCAAATGGCCGACAACATTGAAGAAACCCCACCATGCAAATCCTGCAAACTTAGTGTAGATTTAGAAAAACCAAGATGGGATCAATCAACATTCGGTGGGAgactaaaacatttttatgcaATAACCGACATGCGGAAGTTGTTTGTGCCAGATTCTCAACTGGATCATGCAAAAAATCTTGTCCTGGCTTACAG AGCTGGAAAATGTATCGGTGACACAACAGAAGAACAATTATGGAACGCTAAGCATCTTTATGACTCAGCATTTCACCCGGACAGTGGAGagaaaatgaatttatttggGCGAATGACTTTCCAAGTGCCAGGAGGAATGGCAATTACTGGCCTTTTATTGCAATTTTATAA AACACCTGCGCAAGTTGCATTAATGCAATGGTTTAACCAGTCATTTAATGCTGTAGTCAACTACACAAACCGCAATGCTGCTTCAGAAACATCAACGAAACAAATGATGTTTGCATATGCTACTGCTACAACTACGGCATTAG GTGTTGCCCTTGGATTGAACATTTACTCAAGGAAGGCACCGCCTGTTGTTGCACGCTGGGTCCCATTTGTTGCTGTAGCTTCAGCTAATGCTGTGAATATTCCTTTATCAAGACAAAc GGAATTGTTAAATGGAGTTACAATCACAGATGCCGAGGGCAATGTGATGGGAAAATCAAag AAATGTGCTCAGAAAGGAATAAGTCAAGTTGTTTTCTCCCGAATTTTAATGGCTGCACCAGGAATGG TTTGCCTCCCCATTATGATGGAGAGTTTGATCAAGCGGAAATGGTTTAGATCACGAACATGGCTACACCTTCCTTTTCAAGTAACTGGCCTTGGAGTATT TTTAATATTCATGGTTCCAGCAGCTTGTGCAGTCTTCCCACAGCAAGC ATCAATGAAAGTTGGAGATTTGGAGTTAGATGTTCGTAAATCAATTGAGGAAAAACACGGCAATCTTATCAATACTGTGTACTTTAATAAGGGTTTATAA